The genomic window ACACTACCCAGATGAATTGTCACCAGGAATACCCACCGCCAGGCCTACATTTCTTAAGAAGGCTATGAATTTCATTTCTCCAAGGAAAAAGGATTTGCCAACCAAATATTCAGCACCAACCCCAAAGCTGAAGCTTGATACCAGCGAAATCAAACAAGCAATGAAAGCTCCAAGCATTGATTTAGGAGATGAGGATGGCATAGATGTTACCATACTGGACTTCGCTGGACAAATCATGTACCACAGTACACACTCAGTATTCATTAGAAAGGACAACATCATCATGGTGGTGTTCAATGCCTCCCAACCTTTATCCAGCAATGTCAAAGTTCGATCCAGCACACTGAGATCTGATCCCATGACCAATTCTCAGAATGTGCACTTTTGGATGAAGACCGTCCACTCGATATGCCATGTTCCAGGGGGTGAGAATGATAAGGCTGATTTGCTTCCAGTAATCCTGCTTGTTGCTACTCATCTTGATTTGCTTGGggattctgctgaacaggcaaaaGAAGATGTCATTCAGCAATTGGCACAAGAGCTTAAAGGAAAACCATATGCTCATCACCTTGCAGGACACCGTGAGGGTCTTGTACAGGCACTCAGAAAGTATTGCATTTTCATTAGCAACAAGTGCAGAAATCCAGCAGAGATTTCTAGGCTGCAGAATGCTGTGTTTGAGCTCTCTCAACCGATCCTTTTGAAAGAGCATCCAGTTGTATACCTTAAGATCGAAAGAAGATTGCTTTCCATTGAGAAGGGAGTGCTCACAACCAAAGAGTTTCATGCTGTCACTGAAGAATGTGGTTTTCCTGTTACCATTGATAGCAAGGAATTTGTTGGAGCACTAGAGTATTTTCATAACAGAGGTACTGTCTTGCATTTTCAATCCATTAAGAGTCTTCAGAAGCTTGTCTTCCTGTCTCCCCACTGGCTAACCAAGCTTTTGTCTTACCTCTTGCTTGCCCACCCTTATCAGCGTATTACTGGTCGCTATGGAAATTCGTTTCTTCTTCTTATAGAAAATGGTATCCTTTTGGGAAGCTTTCTGTCTTACATGCTGGATCTGTTCAATAAATCTGAGTGTGTTACTGGTTCTGAGGCAGATTCCCAAGAAGCAGTTGCTCTTATGAAAAGGTTTGGCTTTGTAGCAGAAATCAGCACTACCACATACTTCTTGGAAGAGAATGATAAGTTTCATCAAGAAGAGGGGTTATTGATTGTCCCAACCCTGTTGCCTGAAGATCCACAAAATGATAAGCAGATCCCCAGTGAAGATGACCCCAATGTAAAGGTAGTTCGCTACTACTTCCCTGATCGCTTCATTTCACCAACAATTTACAACACCATGGTTGCTGAATGTATCAACTGGAACACTGAGAATCATGAAGACTTGATTTGGTGAGTTACAATTTGTATGTTTACTAAAATGAAAGTGTAGTTGTGGTACTGTTTATGATAAAGCTACACTTCTATTGACTTTACCACAATGAGGATATCTTAGTATAATGTTATTACTTTTATCTGATATTCATTTTAGTGCTGAAATGCTTTAAACTAAAAATTGTTGATTACCACTTCAAATACTTTTATTACAATGTTA from Dysidea avara chromosome 2, odDysAvar1.4, whole genome shotgun sequence includes these protein-coding regions:
- the LOC136246424 gene encoding uncharacterized protein, with protein sequence MIKSYEKSHPELKISEDGLRAFEKIAYSLALQQGKAKALGIKLLLFGPEFVGKTCLVSTLVGDPYQEERATEGADMSILNTSNWTKITADQVSDRLQEKFLRDLKESAKSHTEVATGEKMPEKAIHYPDELSPGIPTARPTFLKKAMNFISPRKKDLPTKYSAPTPKLKLDTSEIKQAMKAPSIDLGDEDGIDVTILDFAGQIMYHSTHSVFIRKDNIIMVVFNASQPLSSNVKVRSSTLRSDPMTNSQNVHFWMKTVHSICHVPGGENDKADLLPVILLVATHLDLLGDSAEQAKEDVIQQLAQELKGKPYAHHLAGHREGLVQALRKYCIFISNKCRNPAEISRLQNAVFELSQPILLKEHPVVYLKIERRLLSIEKGVLTTKEFHAVTEECGFPVTIDSKEFVGALEYFHNRGTVLHFQSIKSLQKLVFLSPHWLTKLLSYLLLAHPYQRITGRYGNSFLLLIENGILLGSFLSYMLDLFNKSECVTGSEADSQEAVALMKRFGFVAEISTTTYFLEENDKFHQEEGLLIVPTLLPEDPQNDKQIPSEDDPNVKVVRYYFPDRFISPTIYNTMVAECINWNTENHEDLIWLRKGKAKMVLGNGQDYCVSLAEEEHCIKLSIILSADTEHSAKERRDLLEFFQSKLEEIVTDFMPASKMPIAYIPCFYCDQLHARVEVLLEGKQLRCPVKDKPLPKDYYCSLVTDQDENMPVVSSSTETSTLTATAESEKVPAKSSVVASSLKGTAKKEMSYPELLKWVKQTANWQLLATFLLNEHTVSRDIDIIKDEAREKVIKCQIALARKFTESTDVEVSWRRVYDAFINADCSNIAEEIRKKYLLK